TTCTTAATTATTTATAGCACCGTTCTTCTTCCCTATCTCGTGCTTAAGACCCCCGTTATTCCTCTCCATCTCTCTTTCCCCTCTTTACAGATATATTAACCTATCATCAGATGATTAATAAACACTAATTAAACAAATCTTTAGATATCAAACAGAAAATGGAGGTTAAAGAAGAGACTAAGGGCAGTATAAGTAGGGTTGAGGCTAACTTGCCTCCTGGGTTTAGATTCCACCCGAGAGACGACGAACTGGTCTGCGACTACTTAATGAAAAGAACCGTTCGTAGCCTCTACCAACCAGTTGTCTTGATCGAGGTTGACCTCAACAAGTGCGAGCCTTGGGACATTCCTCGTAAGTTTGTTTTTGCTTCTATTTTTCTTTTTTGTTTTACACATTTAAATTAGGGATCCAGAATAATATGACGCTTATATATGTGTGTGTACACAAAGAAATTCTCAACTCATCAATCATATAGTTTAACCGTTCGATCGTAATTAAGCATGTTATAATGCGTAGTTCTTGTTGCCAACATGATCTGTGGGTTGTTTCTTCCATATTACGAGTACAAGATCATCATATGTTGACAAACCAACAAAACAAAGAAATAAACAAAGTTCAACTTGCGAGCCACCTGCAAATTAGCATATTTTCTTACTAATTTGTTGTGAAAAAGACTTTTTAACTGCACAATTATTGATGGCTGTCATACACTCACTCGACGTATATATTAAGCTTTTTTATATTAAAAAAAATAACAATGTTGTACAATAAAAAAACAAAATTTTTTAATCATGCATACGTGTTGAATGCCTATTCGATGCTTGGCAATTGGGAACCTGGTTCGTTAAGATATGATGCGGATCGATTTTCATTTGGATATTATTGAATACATCATGATCATCATCAAGATAAAGACATTAAAAGATAAAAAAAATTCCGAAAGATTTCTCATTTTCTCTTTATATCTTATCATAAAATTTTCTCATTATATCTTATCTTAAAATATCCATTATATATTAGAGAAAATACCCCTCCTTATTAAATACTGAAATCAATTAATATATGTGAAATGCAATAAAAATAGCATTCAACGCCGTTAACATTTTGAAAACATCCAATGCCTAACTTCTTATCATTTACTAGTATATAAAAATGTCATCTTCTTTGTACAGAAACGGCGAGAGTGGGATGTAAAGAATGGTATTTTTACAGCCAAAAAGATCGAAAATACGCAACGGGACAACGGACAAACCGAGCTACGGCCACCGGTTATTGGAAAGCCACTGGTAAAGATAGATCAATCCACAGAAATGGTAGTCTTGTGGGCATGAGAAAGACACTTGTATTTTACAAAGGTCGAGCTCCTAAAGGTCGTAAAACTGATTGGGTCATGCATGAGTTTCGTCTCCACGGAACATTTCTTCACCACGCTCCTAATCGTCTCAAGGTATTAATTGTTACTCAATATAGTCATAATATTGTTTCGAGATCCATATCATAAGATCACGATTCACTTAAAGCTTCAATAATTTTTTTTGTTTGGTTAATTTATAGTCATATATATTTTGGAACGTAGTATATGTTTCTTGGATGTAAGTATCAAATTAAGCATGAAGCAAGCCCCCAGGGGATGTCACAATCATATTATCCCATGACTTATGGCAAAAGTTTTGACTTTATTTTTGTTTCACGTTCAACTTGAATGTTATCTATCTTTTAAGGGATTTTGCTGACGATTTTACAAAGATTTATTTGTGGCTTACCTAAGATGATCTTTGACTCGGCACAAAAATCTACTCTCTTAACCATATTTTGAAAAAATGTTGACTTTTATGGTCTTATTATTTGCTGGACAAAACAGGAAGAGTGGGTATTGTGTAGAGTTTTTCACAAGAACAACAACGAAGTCGACAGAGACAACAACATGAGAAGCTGCTCAAACCAAACTGCTTCTGTGTCGATGGACTCTTACATCAACTTCGACCATCACCACATCATCAACCAGCAAGTGCCCTGCTTCTCCAATTTGAACCAAACCAACCAATCCGGCTTTGTCTCCAAGAACCCCAACCCGTTGTCCAAATCTTCCTCGGATCAGATGGTTCTCAGGGCTGTGCTAAGCCAACTCACTAAGAGTGGCAAATAATCACAGAGTTAAGGAGAAGGAAGCTCAGAGAGACAATTAACCGACATTGGCATCCCAAGCCACAATGCTTGGAAGTATTGATCACTACCAAAAATATATGATTATGCAAATGAATCTATATTGTTCATAACTGAAGCCATTATTTATTTACACCTCGTGTACACTGTTATAATTATATGGATTAGATAATAACATCATATTTTAAATTTAAATAGTTCAATATTTTTTTTAAATGAAAAAATATACGTATTTAAAACTCATTTAAAACTCGGAAGAAGCAAATTCTAAAGAAGCAAGCTTTTAAGAAGAATATACAATTTTACACAAAACAACTCATACATTCAGTTTTGCTGTTTTTTTTATCAGACCAATATTTTATAATTTAATTTTCATAAAGTTCAATGTTGCTATTAGTCAGTGTTCAAAAATGCAGCTTACGCGGCCGCCTATACGGTCGGGATACGCTATGCGGCCATGTAACGTATACGGAATTCATCGTATACGGTTTAATATGCGGTTTGTTAAAAAACGGACGTAAATACGGCGAATAATCCGCTTATACGGTGGTGGCGTCTAGGCGTTTACATGTTTTACGTAATTAATGAAGTTGAATAAAAAAAGCTGAAAAACATAAAACTACGTAGTTTAGCTAAAGTTTTAAGTTGTTAACCCTAATTAGCAATTCAGTTCAATTTATTGTATTCTGAAGTCTATACCACAGAGCCCTGCTAGGCTGCCACCTTCACTTTGCCTCTATCGCTTTCTTATCTATCAAAGGTTTTTGTTTTGATTTATGTTCTCTTCTTTTTTGTTTCTCTGCACATGTTTTTTATTTATTTTGAAGTTGTAAAGTACGATCAGTTTTTTTTACTAGTTACTAAAGATTTGTTTTTCCAAAAACTGCAGAAAATCATTCAAGAGAGATATATGTGCTGGGTTGAATAACGTTCAAAGGAATATTCAGCCAATCATGACTATCATTGACCAAAGGATTGAGGGTCGACTTGACAGTCCTTTGCATTTGACGGGTTATTTCTTGAATCCTTACTATTTATACAAGGATCAAACCATTCCATTACATAACAATGTGCTCACAAGCTTTTTCAAGTGTGTCAGTGCTTTTATTGCCGACGACCTTTCGAAGCAATGCAACGTCATCAATTCTGAGATTAATAAGTACAAGAACAAGGAAGATAATTTTGGGACACCATGGGTTGTAAAAGGCTGTGAAGAATTTAAAGATAATTATGATCCATGTATGTTTAAAAATTCAAAGCCACTATATATTTGTAGTTTTGTTTGATATAATTTGTGTAGTGGAATATATTGTTTTGTCTTGAATCTTGTACGTAAAGACAAATGTGAATGCATAAGAAATAAGTGGATTCCGTAACGTTTTCACTTTAATAAATTAAATAAAACAGAAAACACTAATTGTTTTGTTTTCTTATTAGTTGAATGGTGGAACACTTACGGGACGTCAGTGCCTAATTTGCAAAGAATGGCAAAGAGAATTTTGTCGTTGACTACTAGTTCATCAGGATGTGAAAGAGCTTGGAGTTCTTTTGAAGGGGTAATTTTTTATTAGTCTACGATTCTAAAATCTTTTCATATGTATTGATGATTTTGTTTTAAAAATGCAGATACATACAAAAAAGCGAAACTGGCTTAGTACAAGTAGAATGAATAATCTTGTATTTGTCCAATTTAATACAAGATTGTTGAACAAAACAAAAAAAACAGAAGGAGAAGAACATTGATATATTGCTGGCTGATGATGCTACTCATGCTCAAGAATGGCTTGTTGAAGGTGATGATGGAGAGCATGAATCAGCTATGGGTGTAGGAGCTGGTGATACAGAAGGAGCAGCAGATGATGATGATATGGCAGATATTAGAGAACTGCGTGATGAAGATTTTATTTCTGATACTGAAGAGGAAGATTTTGCTGGTACTAATTTGGAATCAGATGAAGACCAAGTTCCAAACATGTACGGTGAAGAAGAATATGATGATTAAATTTTCAGTTTGGTTTATTTTTTTAATTTTAGTTGTTCTTTTGATTTGAGTACGATGATGTTTTCTACTTTATTTAGATTTTGAATTATTATCATCTTTTTAGATGTTGGTTATTTGATTTTAAGAATTTAGTATTGAAAGCCTTTTGTTCTTTTAATACTAATATTATTTTATTTCATATCAATCATTAATAATATATATCATTAATCATTAATGTGTATNNNNNNNNNNNNNNNNNNNNNNNNNNNNNNNNNNNNNNNNNNNNNNNNNNNNNNNNNNNNNNNNNNNNNNNNNNNNNNNNNNNNNNNNNNNNNNNNNNNNNNNNNNNNNNNNNNNNNNNNNNNNNNNNNNNNNNNNNNNNNNNNNNNNNNNNNNNNNNNNNNNNNNNNNNNNNNNNNNNNNNNNNNNNNNNNNNNNNNNNNNNNNNNNNNNNNNNNNNNNNNNNNNNNNNNNNNNNNNNNNNNNNNNNNNNNNNNNNNNNNNNNNNNNNNNNNNNNNNNNNNNNNNNNNNNNNNNNNNNNNNNNNNNNNNNNNNNNNNNNNNNNNNNNNNNNNNNNNNNNNNNNNNNNNNNNNNNNNNNNNNNNNNNNNNNNNNNNNNNNNNNNNNNNNNNNNNNNNNNNNNNNNNNNNNNNNNNNNNNNNNNNNNNNNNNNNNNNNNNNNNNNNNNNNNNNNNNNNNNNNNNNNNNNNNNNNNNNNNNNNNNNNNNNNNNNNNNNNNNNNNNNNNNNNNNNNNNNNNNNNNNNNNNNNNNNNNNNNNNNNNNNNNNNNNNNNNNNNNNNNNNNNNNNNNNNNNNNNNNNNNNNNNNNNNNNNNNNNNNNNNNNNNNNNNNNNNNNNNNNNNNNNNNNNNNNNNNNNNNNNNNNNNNNNNNNNNNNNNNNNNNNNNNNNNNNNNNNNNNNNNNNNNNNNNNNNNNNNNNNNNNNNNNNNNNNNNNNNNNNNNNNNNNNNNNNNNNNNNNNNNNNNNNNNNNNNNNNNNNNNNNNNNNNNNNNNNNNNNNNNNNNNNNNNNNNNNNNNNNNNNNNNNNNNNNNNNNNNNNNNNNNNNNNNNNNNNNNNNNNNNNNNNNNNNNNNNNNNNNNNNNNNNNNNNNNNNNNNNNNNNNNNNNNNNNNNNNNNNNNNNNNNNNNNNNNNNNNNNNNNNNNNNNNNNNNNNNNNNNNNNNNNNNNNNNNNNNNNNNNNNNNNNNNNNNNNNNNNNNNNNNNNNNNNNNNNNNNNNNNNNNNNNNNNNNNNNNNNNNNNNNNNNNNNNNNNNNNNNNNNNNNNNNNNNNNNNNNNNNNNNNNNNNNNNNNNNNNNNNNNNNNNNNNNNNNNNNNNNNNNNNNNNNNNNNNNNNNNNNNNNNNNNNNNNNNNNNNNNNNNNNNNNNNNNNNNNNNNNNNNNNNNNNNNNNNNNNNNNNNNNNNNNNNNNNNNNNNNNNNNNNNNNNNNNNNNNNNNNNNNNNNNNNNNNNNNNNNNNNNNNNNNNNNNNNNNNNNNNNNNNNNNNNNNNNNNNNNNNNNNNNNNNNNNNNNNNNNNNNNNNNNNNNNNNNNNNNNNNNNNNNNNNNNNNNNNNNNNNNNNNNNNNNNNNNNNNNNNNNNNNNNNNNNNNNNNNNNNNNNNNNNNNNNNNNNNNNNNNNNNNNNNNNNNNNNNNNNNNNNNNNNNNNNNNNNNNNNNNNNNNNNNNNNNNNNNNNNNNNNNNNNNNNNNNNNNNNNNNNNNNNNNNNNNNNNNNNNNNNNNNNNNNNNNNNNNNNNNNNNNNNNNNNNNNNNNNNNNNNNNNNNNNNNNNNNNNNNNNNNNNNNNNNNNNNNNNNNNNNNNNNNNNNNNNNNNNNNNNNNNNNNNNNNNNNNNNNNNNNNNNNNNNNNNNNNNNNNNNNNNNNNNNNNNNNNNNNNNNNNNNNNNNNNNNNNNNNNNNNNNNNNNNNNNNNNNNNNNNNNNNNNNNNNNNNNNNNNNNNNNNNNNNNNNNNNNNNNNNNNNNNNNNNNNNNNNNNNNNNNNNNNNNNNNNNNNNNNNNNNNNNNNNNNNNNNNNNNNNNNNNNNNNNNNNNNNNNNNNNNNNNNNNNNNNNNNNNNNNNNNNNNNNNNNNNNNNNNNNNNNNNNNNNNNNNNNNNNNNNNNNNNNNNNNNNNNNNNNNNNNNNNNNNNNNNNNNNNNNNNNNNNNNNNNNNNNNNNNNNNNNNNNNNNNNNNNNNNNNNNNNNNNNNNNNNNNNNNNNNNNNNNNNNNNNNNNNNNNNNNNNNNNNNNNNNNNNNNNNNNNNNNNNNNNNNNNNNNNNNNNNNNNNNNNNNNNNNNNNNNNNNNNNNNNNNNNNNNNNNNNNNNNNNNNNNNNNNNNNNNNNNNNNNNNNNNNNNNNNNNNNNNNNNNNNNNNNNNNNNNNNNNNNNNNNNNNNNNNNNNNNNNNNNNNNNNNNNNNNNNNNNNNNNNNNNNNNNNNNNNNNNNNNNNNNNNNNNNNNNNNNNNNNNNNNNNNNNNNNNNNNNNNNNNNNNNNNNNNNNNNNNNNNNNNNNNNNNNNNNNNNNNNNNNNNNNNNNNNNNNNNNNNNNNNNNNNNNNNNNNNNNNNNNNNNNNNNNNNNNNNNNNNNNNNNNNNNNNNNNNNNNNNNNNNNNNNNNNNNNNNNNNNNNNNNNNNNNNNNNNNNNNNNNNNNNNNNNNNNNNNNNNNNNNNNNNNNNNNNNNNNNNNNNNNNNNNNNNNNNNNNNNNNNNNNNNNNNNNNNNNNNNNNNNNNNNNNNNNNNNNNNNNNNNNNNNNNNNNNNNNNNNNNNNNNNNNNNNNNNNNNNNNNNNNNNNNNNNNNNNNNNNNNNNNNNNNNNNNNNNNNNNNNNNNNNNNNNNNNNNNNNNNNNNNNNNNNNNNNNNNNNNNNNNNNNNNNNNNNNNNNNNNNNNNNNNNNNNNNNNNNNNNNNNNNNNNNNNNNNNNNNNNNNNNNNNNNNNNNNNNNNNNNNNNNNNNNNNNNNNNNNNNNNNNNNNNNNNNNNNNNNNNNNNNNNNNNNNNNNNNNNNNNNNNNNNNNNNNNNNNNNNNNNNNNNNNNNNNNNNNNNNNNNNNNNNNNNNNNNNNNNNNNNNNNNNNNNNNNNNNNNNNNNNNNNNNNNNNNNNNNNNNNNNNNNNNNNNNNNNNNNNNNNNNNNNNNNNNNNNNNNNNNNNNNNNNNNNNNNNNNNNNNNNNNNNNNNNNNNNNNNNNNNNNNNNNNNNNNNNNNNNNNNNNNNNNNNNNNNNNNNNNNNNNNNNNNNNNNNNNNNNNNNNNNNNNNNNNNNNNNNNNNNNNNNNNNNNNNNNNNNNNNNNNNNNNNNNNNNNNNNNNNNNNNNNNNNNNNNNNNNNNNNNNNNNNNNNNNNNNNNNNNNNNNNNNNNNNNNNNNNNNNNNNNNNNNNNNNNNNNNNNNNNNNNNNNNNNNNNNNNNNNNNNNNNNNNNNNNNNNNNNNNNNNNNNNNNNNNNNNNNNNNNNNNNNNNNNNNNNNNNNNNNNNNNNNNNNNNNNNNNNNNNNNNNNNNNNNNNNNNNNNNNNNNNNNNNNNNNNNNNNNNNNNNNNNNNNNNNNNNNNNNNNNNNNNNNNNNNNNNNNNNNNNNNNNNNNNNNNNNNNNNNNNNNNNNNNNNNNNNNNNNNNNNNNNNNNNNNNNNNNNNNNNNNNNNNNNNNNNNNNNNNNNNNNNNNNNNNNNNNNNNNNNNNNNNNNNNNNNNNNNNNNNNNNNNNNNNNNNNNNNNNNNNNNNNNNNNNNNNNNNNNNNNNNNNNNNNNNNNNNNNNNNNNNNNNNNNNNNNNNNNNNNNNNNNNNNNNNNNNNNNNNNNNNNNNNNNNNNNNNNNNNNNNNNNNNNNNNNNNNNNNNNNNNTAAATAATATAGGCGGTATTCCGGCCATTATAACATGATATAAATAATAGTAGAGGCGGTATACCGACCATTATAACAGGGTATAAATGATACAAATAAATTTTACCGAATCGCAGAGTGATCGTGCTGATAACGTGTTATAAAAAGAACTGGAATTTATTTGTATCGCAGGAATTTATATAAGGGCAAAATTTTATACCCGTAGAAAATTATAACACTGAA
The DNA window shown above is from Brassica oleracea var. oleracea cultivar TO1000 chromosome C3, BOL, whole genome shotgun sequence and carries:
- the LOC106332572 gene encoding NAC domain-containing protein 21/22-like; translated protein: MEVKEETKGSISRVEANLPPGFRFHPRDDELVCDYLMKRTVRSLYQPVVLIEVDLNKCEPWDIPQTARVGCKEWYFYSQKDRKYATGQRTNRATATGYWKATGKDRSIHRNGSLVGMRKTLVFYKGRAPKGRKTDWVMHEFRLHGTFLHHAPNRLKEEWVLCRVFHKNNNEVDRDNNMRSCSNQTASVSMDSYINFDHHHIINQQVPCFSNLNQTNQSGFVSKNPNPLSKSSSDQMVLRAVLSQLTKSGK